ACGGCCCCCAACAGGCAGCGGTGGAGATGGTCTTTATGGCCAAAAACGCCCAGTCTGCCATCAAGCTCGGCCACGCCCGGGGAGCGGCCATCACCGCGATTGTCAGCCGAAACATGCCTGTTTATGAATATAGCGCCCTCCAGGTGAAAAAATCGGTGGTGGGGTATGGCCGGGCGGAAAAACATCAGGTGGGGGAGATGATCCGCATGATTTTGACCCTCCCCAAAGCCCCGGCCCAGGATGCGGCAGATGCCTTGGGGGTGGCGCTTTGCCATTTTCATACAGCCTCCAGCCCCGACTTTAAGCTCCGTTTGCGGGGGGCGGCATGATTGCGCAACTGCGGGGGGTGCTGGCGGAAAAAAGCCCGGACCAGGCTCTGATCGATGTGGGGGGGGTGGGTTATCGGGTTTTTA
The sequence above is a segment of the Magnetococcales bacterium genome. Coding sequences within it:
- the ruvC gene encoding crossover junction endodeoxyribonuclease RuvC, which gives rise to MRILGIDPGSAVTGWGVIENDGRKTRHIAHGCVRTKSGAPLADRLGAIFLELQKVIDQHGPQQAAVEMVFMAKNAQSAIKLGHARGAAITAIVSRNMPVYEYSALQVKKSVVGYGRAEKHQVGEMIRMILTLPKAPAQDAADALGVALCHFHTASSPDFKLRLRGAA